The following proteins come from a genomic window of Streptomyces sp. NBC_00539:
- a CDS encoding sugar ABC transporter substrate-binding protein: MARVRTGVRVMGAVLAAVLGASLVGCSSTGGKRAEERAKTAQAGRPAVNTPRWTFAMVTHAGDGDTFWDIVQKGAKDAAAKDNINFVYAHDDQAQQQAQFVQNAIDQKADGIIVSLAKPEALKDVIAKAVKAGIPVVTVNSGSAQSAEYGALTHIGQDEQIAGEAVGAELTKRGRKKAVCVLHEQGNVGHEQRCAGAKKAFGGTMENLYVEGTNMPSVQAAIQAKLQADPSVDSIVTLGAPFAPTAIKAKDAAGSKAEVDTFDLNASVARDLKSGALGFAVDQQPYLQGYEAIDLLWLNRYNADVLGGGRPVLTGPQIVTGAEAAELEEYIKRGTR; encoded by the coding sequence GTGGCTAGGGTTCGGACAGGGGTGCGCGTCATGGGCGCCGTGCTCGCGGCGGTACTGGGGGCCTCCCTCGTGGGCTGCAGCAGTACGGGCGGCAAGCGCGCCGAGGAGCGGGCCAAGACCGCCCAGGCGGGCCGGCCCGCCGTGAACACCCCGCGCTGGACCTTCGCGATGGTCACCCACGCGGGCGATGGCGACACCTTCTGGGACATCGTCCAGAAGGGCGCCAAGGACGCAGCGGCGAAGGACAACATCAACTTCGTCTACGCCCACGACGACCAGGCACAGCAGCAGGCCCAGTTCGTCCAGAACGCCATCGACCAGAAGGCTGACGGCATCATCGTCAGCCTCGCCAAGCCCGAGGCGCTCAAGGACGTCATCGCCAAGGCCGTCAAGGCCGGCATCCCGGTGGTCACCGTCAACTCCGGATCCGCCCAGTCCGCCGAGTACGGCGCCCTGACGCACATCGGCCAGGACGAGCAGATCGCGGGCGAGGCCGTCGGCGCCGAGCTGACCAAGCGCGGCAGGAAGAAGGCCGTCTGCGTCCTGCACGAGCAGGGCAACGTCGGGCACGAGCAGCGCTGCGCCGGGGCGAAGAAGGCGTTCGGCGGGACCATGGAGAACCTGTACGTCGAAGGCACCAACATGCCCTCCGTACAGGCGGCCATCCAGGCCAAGCTCCAGGCGGACCCGTCCGTCGACTCGATCGTCACCCTCGGCGCCCCCTTCGCCCCCACCGCGATCAAGGCCAAGGACGCGGCCGGCAGCAAGGCCGAGGTGGACACCTTCGACCTCAACGCGTCCGTGGCCCGCGACCTTAAGTCCGGCGCCCTCGGCTTCGCCGTCGACCAGCAGCCCTACCTCCAGGGGTACGAGGCGATCGACCTGCTGTGGCTCAACCGCTACAACGCGGACGTGCTCGGCGGCGGACGCCCCGTGCTCACCGGCCCGCAGATCGTCACCGGCGCCGAGGCGGCCGAGCTGGAGGAGTACATCAAGCGGGGCACCCGATGA
- a CDS encoding Gfo/Idh/MocA family protein: protein MRIGIIGTGRIGSFHAAALARHPDAGSLLLADADPERASRLADRLGATAAPSVDQVFTWGVDALVVSCSTEGHAELVVRAVRGGLPVFCEKPVAPGLERTLEVLREVGAAGGVLQLGFMRRFDAGYAAARALVRSGALGRLHTVRTTTADPAPPPAGYLPASGGLFRDCLVHDFDMVRWVTGREVTEVYAAGSDEGLPGFREAGDVHTGAALLTLDDGTLVSSTGTRCNGAGYDVRMELGGELDQISTGLDDRTPIASTEPHGPPPASKPWTGFLERFGPAYEAELAAFVRLVRGEGPNPCDGAEALAAFRIAEACELSRRERRPVRLEELPGL, encoded by the coding sequence ATGCGCATCGGGATCATCGGAACGGGCCGGATCGGCTCGTTCCACGCGGCGGCCCTGGCCCGTCACCCGGACGCCGGCTCGCTGCTGCTGGCCGACGCCGATCCCGAGCGGGCCTCGCGGCTGGCGGACCGGCTCGGGGCCACCGCCGCGCCGAGCGTGGACCAGGTCTTCACCTGGGGGGTGGACGCGCTCGTCGTGTCCTGCTCGACCGAGGGGCACGCCGAGCTGGTCGTGCGGGCGGTCCGGGGCGGGCTGCCGGTGTTCTGCGAGAAGCCCGTCGCGCCGGGCCTGGAGCGGACCCTGGAGGTGCTGCGCGAGGTCGGCGCGGCGGGCGGCGTGCTCCAGCTGGGCTTCATGCGCCGGTTCGACGCGGGGTACGCCGCCGCGCGGGCACTCGTGCGCTCCGGCGCGCTGGGACGGCTGCACACCGTGCGGACGACGACGGCCGATCCGGCGCCGCCTCCGGCCGGTTACCTGCCGGCGTCCGGGGGGCTGTTCCGGGACTGCCTGGTGCACGACTTCGACATGGTGCGCTGGGTGACCGGGCGCGAGGTGACCGAGGTGTACGCGGCCGGATCCGACGAGGGCCTGCCGGGCTTCCGTGAGGCGGGCGACGTCCACACCGGCGCGGCCCTGCTCACCCTGGACGACGGGACGCTCGTCAGTAGCACCGGCACCCGGTGCAACGGCGCCGGGTACGACGTGCGCATGGAGCTGGGCGGTGAGCTGGACCAGATCTCCACCGGGCTGGACGACCGCACGCCCATCGCCTCCACCGAACCGCACGGGCCGCCCCCGGCGAGCAAGCCGTGGACCGGGTTCCTGGAGCGGTTCGGCCCGGCCTACGAGGCGGAGCTGGCGGCCTTCGTACGGCTGGTGCGCGGCGAGGGCCCCAATCCGTGCGACGGCGCCGAGGCGCTCGCCGCGTTCCGGATCGCGGAGGCCTGCGAGCTCTCGCGCCGCGAGCGGCGCCCGGTACGGCTGGAGGAGCTCCCGGGTCTGTGA
- a CDS encoding cytochrome P450 family protein, producing MPILDLSTIAEDFDENPYPHYKRLRESGPVHRVKAADGQEVWLIVGHEEARQALTHPEVSKNWLSSGLYSDRETTEASANMMRSDPPHHTRLRKLVAPSFAPGRIEALRPRIRQIVDGLLDAMAARTERRADLIEAFAQPLPMIVICEILGVPESDQDAFRAWTAEIVAPTGVESEGAAWRDMTAYVSELTDAKRAAPGGDLLSAWTMSREEGGDRLTRQELVAMALLMMLGGNETAVHLITNGMRALLAHPEQLAALRADPDGLIDGAVEEILRYDGSVETATFRFARSDLEIGGVLIEAGSPVLVSLAGADRDPARFAEPDSFDIRRPAKGGGHIAFGHGIHHCIGAPLARLEGRVAIRALVERFPDLAEDPDGPLEWIPGAMVRGVRRYPVRW from the coding sequence ATGCCGATTCTGGACCTCAGTACGATCGCCGAAGACTTCGACGAGAACCCGTATCCGCACTACAAGCGGCTGCGCGAGAGCGGCCCGGTACACCGCGTCAAAGCGGCGGACGGGCAGGAGGTCTGGCTGATCGTCGGTCACGAGGAGGCCCGGCAGGCCCTGACCCACCCCGAGGTGTCCAAGAACTGGCTGAGCAGCGGCCTCTACAGCGACCGCGAGACGACCGAGGCCAGCGCCAACATGATGCGCTCGGACCCGCCCCACCACACCCGGCTGCGCAAGCTGGTGGCCCCCTCCTTCGCCCCCGGCCGGATCGAGGCCCTGCGGCCCCGGATCCGGCAGATCGTCGACGGACTCCTCGACGCGATGGCGGCCCGCACCGAACGCCGCGCGGACCTGATCGAGGCCTTTGCCCAGCCCCTGCCGATGATCGTGATCTGCGAGATCCTCGGCGTCCCGGAGAGCGACCAGGACGCCTTCCGCGCCTGGACCGCGGAGATCGTCGCGCCGACCGGGGTGGAGTCCGAGGGCGCGGCCTGGCGCGACATGACGGCCTACGTCAGCGAGCTGACCGACGCCAAGCGGGCCGCCCCCGGCGGCGACCTGCTCAGCGCCTGGACGATGAGCCGGGAGGAGGGCGGGGACCGGCTCACCCGCCAGGAGCTGGTCGCGATGGCCCTGCTGATGATGCTCGGCGGCAACGAGACCGCCGTGCACCTGATCACCAACGGCATGCGGGCGCTGCTCGCCCACCCCGAGCAGCTCGCGGCGCTGCGGGCCGATCCGGACGGCCTCATCGACGGGGCGGTGGAGGAGATCCTGCGCTACGACGGCTCGGTGGAGACCGCCACCTTCCGCTTCGCCCGCTCCGACCTGGAGATCGGCGGCGTCCTCATCGAGGCCGGCTCGCCCGTACTCGTCTCCCTCGCCGGGGCCGACCGCGACCCCGCCCGCTTCGCGGAGCCCGACAGCTTCGACATCCGCCGTCCGGCCAAGGGCGGTGGCCACATCGCCTTCGGGCACGGCATCCACCACTGCATCGGCGCCCCCCTGGCCCGGCTGGAGGGCCGGGTGGCGATCCGGGCGCTCGTGGAACGCTTCCCCGACCTCGCCGAGGACCCCGACGGGCCGCTGGAGTGGATTCCCGGCGCGATGGTCCGGGGCGTGCGGCGGTACCCGGTGCGCTGGTAG
- a CDS encoding DMT family transporter, which yields MSALAAVAPATAPRRAWLTDLPVLLVAVVWGGSYLAAKGITAPHTVVAVLVLRFALVVPVLALAGWRRLRSLTGAQLRGAGALGLVLGGIFLLETYGVVHTSATNAGLIISLTMVFTPLAEAAVRRTRPPRGFLGAAALSVAGVVLLTQGAGFTTPGAGDLLILGAALARTAHVLLMARMKALQDADPLSLTTVQLTSAVAVFTVLAALPGTGASPWRAAAGFGPAEWAGLAFLSLLCTLFAFFVQMWAVRATSPSRVSLLLGTEPLWAAAAGIALGGDRPGPAGVAGAVLVLAGTALGRRAASFPIGRKPPHSRSTAGLG from the coding sequence GTGTCCGCACTCGCCGCCGTCGCTCCCGCCACCGCGCCCCGCAGGGCCTGGCTCACCGATCTGCCGGTGCTGCTCGTCGCCGTCGTCTGGGGCGGCAGCTACCTCGCCGCCAAGGGGATCACCGCCCCGCACACCGTGGTCGCGGTGCTCGTGCTGCGGTTCGCGCTCGTGGTGCCGGTCCTCGCCCTCGCCGGGTGGCGGCGGCTGCGGTCGCTGACCGGGGCCCAGCTGCGGGGCGCGGGCGCCCTCGGCCTCGTACTGGGCGGGATCTTCCTGCTGGAGACCTACGGGGTCGTCCACACCTCGGCCACCAACGCCGGGTTGATCATCAGCCTGACCATGGTGTTCACCCCGCTCGCCGAGGCCGCCGTGCGCCGGACCCGGCCCCCGCGCGGCTTCCTCGGCGCCGCGGCCCTGTCCGTCGCCGGGGTGGTGCTGCTGACCCAGGGCGCCGGGTTCACCACCCCCGGCGCCGGCGATCTGCTCATCCTGGGCGCCGCCCTCGCCCGGACCGCGCACGTGCTGCTGATGGCCCGTATGAAGGCCCTCCAGGACGCCGACCCCCTGTCCCTGACCACCGTCCAGCTGACGAGCGCCGTGGCGGTCTTCACCGTCCTCGCCGCGCTGCCGGGCACCGGCGCGAGCCCGTGGCGGGCCGCCGCCGGGTTCGGGCCGGCCGAATGGGCGGGACTCGCCTTCCTGTCCCTGCTGTGCACCCTCTTCGCCTTCTTCGTGCAGATGTGGGCCGTACGCGCCACCTCCCCGTCCCGCGTCAGCCTGCTGCTCGGCACCGAGCCCCTGTGGGCGGCCGCCGCCGGGATCGCCCTCGGCGGGGACCGTCCCGGCCCGGCCGGTGTCGCCGGCGCCGTGCTGGTCCTCGCCGGCACCGCCCTCGGCCGGCGAGCCGCAAGCTTCCCGATTGGCCGAAAGCCGCCCCACTCAAGGTCAACTGCCGGTCTAGGGTGA
- a CDS encoding dihydrofolate reductase family protein yields the protein MGKLTLTTFLTLDGVMQAPGAPEEDPSDGFRYGGWVVPFDDEVMGEFITENFGRAEAFILGRRTYEIFAGYWPHHDDPANPVASRLNRLPKYVASTTLREPQWENTTVIDGEHLQAEIVRLKDKLDGELQVHGSGQLAQWLLARDLVDELHLMVMPVFLGAGHRLFPTGGLPTACELTGHRTTPKGIAIHSYRPTGRATFGTFAV from the coding sequence ATGGGCAAGCTGACCCTCACCACCTTCCTCACCCTCGACGGCGTGATGCAGGCGCCCGGAGCGCCCGAGGAGGACCCCAGCGACGGCTTCCGCTACGGCGGCTGGGTCGTGCCCTTCGACGACGAGGTCATGGGCGAGTTCATCACGGAGAACTTCGGCCGGGCGGAGGCGTTCATCCTCGGACGCCGCACCTACGAGATCTTCGCCGGCTACTGGCCGCACCACGACGACCCCGCGAACCCCGTCGCGAGCCGGCTCAACCGCCTGCCGAAGTACGTCGCCTCCACCACCCTGCGCGAACCGCAGTGGGAGAACACCACGGTCATCGACGGCGAACACCTCCAGGCCGAGATCGTACGGCTCAAGGACAAGCTGGACGGAGAACTCCAGGTCCACGGCAGCGGACAGCTGGCCCAGTGGCTGCTCGCCCGGGACCTGGTGGACGAGCTGCACCTGATGGTGATGCCGGTGTTCCTCGGCGCGGGCCACCGGCTGTTCCCCACGGGCGGCCTCCCCACGGCCTGCGAACTGACCGGCCACCGCACCACCCCCAAGGGGATCGCCATCCACAGCTACCGTCCGACCGGCCGCGCCACCTTCGGCACGTTCGCGGTCTGA
- a CDS encoding LysR family transcriptional regulator, translated as MEMRQLRYFVTVAQEANFTRAAARLHLAQPGLSAQVRQLERELGQPLLDRSGGSVTLTEVGEAVLPYARAALAAADAVRRTVEEFTGLLRGQVAIGFVSGALGHAFDLPSVLAGFHDDHPQVEIALTEDTSERMLAALHRGELDIAVIGLAREDSPPGISLHVVIDEPVVVAAAPDHPVLALGGREGLALAELRDRPLISLPRGTGLRGVLERACAQAGFRPRVAFEAAAPRVLAQLAARGLGVAVVPALEAGAAAAFGVRTREITAPGLRARVALAWRTDGPAGPAATAFLRVLRAALPARRGDEFPAPRESGP; from the coding sequence ATGGAGATGCGGCAGCTGCGGTACTTCGTCACCGTGGCGCAGGAGGCCAACTTCACCCGCGCGGCAGCCCGGTTGCATCTGGCCCAGCCGGGCCTGAGCGCCCAGGTCCGGCAGTTGGAAAGGGAACTCGGGCAGCCCTTGCTGGACCGCTCCGGCGGATCGGTGACCCTGACCGAGGTGGGCGAGGCGGTACTGCCGTACGCGCGGGCCGCGCTCGCCGCGGCCGACGCGGTGCGCAGGACGGTGGAGGAGTTCACCGGGCTACTCCGCGGCCAGGTGGCCATCGGCTTCGTCTCCGGCGCCCTCGGTCACGCGTTCGACCTGCCCTCGGTCCTGGCCGGCTTCCACGACGACCACCCCCAGGTGGAGATCGCCCTGACCGAGGACACCTCGGAGCGGATGCTCGCCGCGCTGCACCGCGGGGAACTCGACATCGCCGTGATCGGGCTCGCCCGGGAAGATTCCCCACCGGGCATCTCCCTCCACGTCGTGATCGACGAACCCGTGGTGGTCGCGGCGGCGCCGGACCACCCCGTGCTCGCGCTCGGCGGCCGCGAGGGCCTCGCGCTGGCCGAACTCCGCGACCGGCCGCTGATCAGCCTGCCGCGGGGAACGGGCCTGCGCGGGGTCCTGGAGCGCGCCTGCGCGCAGGCAGGGTTCCGTCCCCGGGTCGCCTTCGAGGCAGCCGCTCCGCGGGTCCTCGCCCAGCTCGCCGCCCGCGGCCTGGGCGTAGCCGTCGTCCCGGCCCTGGAAGCCGGGGCCGCGGCGGCCTTCGGGGTGCGGACGCGGGAGATCACCGCGCCGGGGCTGCGGGCCCGGGTCGCGCTCGCCTGGCGTACGGACGGTCCGGCCGGTCCCGCCGCCACGGCCTTCCTCCGCGTGCTCCGCGCGGCGTTGCCCGCGCGCCGCGGCGATGAGTTTCCGGCGCCCCGGGAGTCTGGACCGTGA
- a CDS encoding maleylpyruvate isomerase family mycothiol-dependent enzyme — protein MANTTHRRARADIRAVIADERRELAEVLEGLSADEWDAASLCAGWRVREVAAHMTMGMRYSLPEVARELIRARGSLHRMTDRCARADAAAFSTRELAGLLRDNADHPWTPPVGGFVSALGHDVVHGLDITVALGLGRRVPEDRLRILLEAVDARTLRFFGADLRGTTLRATDLDWSFGSGSPLSGAAQDLLLLAYGRRLPPGHLQGEGSGRFVTG, from the coding sequence ATGGCGAATACGACGCACAGGAGAGCAAGGGCGGACATCCGGGCCGTGATCGCGGACGAACGCCGGGAGCTGGCGGAGGTGTTGGAGGGTCTGTCGGCGGACGAGTGGGACGCGGCGTCCCTGTGCGCGGGTTGGCGGGTGCGGGAGGTGGCGGCCCACATGACGATGGGCATGCGCTATTCGCTCCCCGAGGTGGCGCGGGAACTGATCAGGGCCCGGGGCAGCCTCCACCGCATGACGGACCGGTGTGCCCGCGCGGACGCGGCCGCATTCTCCACGCGTGAGCTCGCCGGGCTGCTGCGCGACAACGCGGATCACCCTTGGACGCCGCCGGTCGGCGGGTTCGTGTCGGCCCTGGGGCATGACGTCGTCCACGGTCTGGACATCACGGTCGCCCTGGGACTGGGCCGCCGGGTGCCCGAGGACCGCTTGCGGATCCTGTTGGAGGCCGTCGACGCCCGCACCCTCAGGTTCTTCGGCGCCGACCTGCGCGGCACCACACTGCGTGCCACCGACCTCGACTGGTCCTTCGGCTCCGGGTCGCCGCTGTCGGGCGCCGCGCAGGACCTGCTCCTGCTGGCGTACGGCCGACGGCTGCCCCCGGGGCACCTGCAGGGCGAAGGCAGCGGTCGCTTCGTCACCGGGTAG
- the alc gene encoding allantoicase, with the protein MAQRSTGLAAFTGNANPYGGGDPYADYRTADFPFTQYANLAARALGAGVIAANDEFFAERENLLIEEPAHFDPEHFGHKGKVMDGWETRRRRGVSAEQPWPTAEDHDYALIRLGAPGVIRGIVVDTAHFRGNMPQAVSVQGAAVEGSPTAEELLSGDVKWTTLVERTPVGGHAANGFEINVEQRFTHLRLNQHPDGGVARLRVYGEVRPDPKWLAALGTFDVVALENGGSVEDASNRFYSPPTNTINPGRSRKMDDGWETARRRDNGNDWIRYQLVADSEIRAVEIDTAYLKGNSAGWASLSVKSGEEGEWTEFLPRTRLQPDTNHRFVLDTPAVGTHVRIDIFPDGGFSRLRLFGSLTEAGAAAHAARHQELGG; encoded by the coding sequence GTGGCACAGCGTTCAACTGGATTGGCCGCCTTCACCGGCAACGCGAACCCGTACGGGGGCGGCGACCCGTACGCGGACTACCGCACCGCGGACTTCCCGTTCACCCAGTACGCGAACCTCGCCGCGCGTGCGCTCGGCGCCGGTGTCATCGCCGCCAACGACGAGTTCTTCGCCGAGCGCGAGAACCTGCTCATCGAGGAGCCCGCGCACTTCGACCCCGAGCACTTCGGGCACAAGGGCAAGGTCATGGACGGCTGGGAGACCCGCCGCCGCCGCGGCGTCTCCGCCGAGCAGCCCTGGCCGACCGCCGAGGACCACGACTACGCCCTGATCCGCCTCGGCGCCCCCGGCGTCATCCGCGGCATCGTCGTCGACACCGCCCACTTCCGCGGCAACATGCCGCAGGCCGTCTCCGTACAGGGCGCCGCGGTCGAGGGTTCCCCGACCGCGGAGGAACTGCTCTCCGGCGACGTGAAGTGGACGACGCTCGTCGAGCGCACCCCCGTCGGCGGCCACGCGGCCAACGGCTTCGAGATCAACGTCGAGCAGCGCTTCACGCACCTGCGCCTGAACCAGCACCCGGACGGCGGAGTCGCCCGCCTGCGCGTCTACGGAGAGGTCCGCCCGGACCCCAAGTGGCTCGCCGCGCTCGGCACGTTCGACGTCGTCGCCCTGGAGAACGGCGGCTCGGTCGAGGACGCGTCCAACCGCTTCTACTCCCCGCCGACCAACACCATCAACCCGGGCCGCTCCCGCAAGATGGACGACGGCTGGGAGACCGCCCGCCGCCGTGACAACGGCAACGACTGGATCCGTTACCAGCTGGTCGCGGACTCCGAGATCCGCGCCGTCGAGATCGACACCGCCTACCTCAAGGGCAACTCGGCCGGCTGGGCCTCGCTGTCCGTCAAGTCCGGCGAGGAGGGCGAGTGGACGGAGTTCCTGCCGCGCACCCGCCTCCAGCCCGACACCAACCACCGCTTCGTGCTGGACACCCCGGCGGTCGGCACGCACGTGCGGATCGACATCTTCCCGGACGGCGGCTTCTCCCGCCTGCGCCTGTTCGGCTCCCTGACGGAAGCCGGCGCGGCCGCCCACGCCGCGCGCCACCAGGAGCTCGGCGGCTGA
- the allB gene encoding allantoinase AllB, which yields MSDDVELVLRSTRVITPEGTRAASVAVAAGKIVAVLPHQAEVPAGARLEDFGDDVLLPGLVDTHVHVNDPGRTEWEGFWTATRAAAAGGITTILDMPLNSLPPTTTVENLRVKQDVARSKAHVDVGFWGGALPDNVKDLRPLHDAGVYGFKCFLSPSGVEEFPQLDQEQLATSLAEITGFGGLMIVHAEDPHHLESAPQTPGPKYADFLASRPRDAENTAIENLIAQARRLNARVHVLHLSSSDALPLIAAAKAEGVRITVESCPHFLTLTAEEVPDGATEFKCCPPIREAANQDLLWDALADGTIDCIVSDHSPSTADLKTGDFATAWGGISSLQLGLPAIWTEARKRGRTLEEVARWMSTAPAALAGLAAKGAIEAGRDADFAVLAPEETFTVDPAHLHHRNQVTAYAGKTLHGVVKSTWLRGTQIADHGTPTEPTGRLLERQN from the coding sequence GTGTCCGACGACGTGGAACTGGTACTGCGCTCGACCCGCGTGATCACCCCCGAGGGGACGCGCGCCGCCTCGGTGGCCGTCGCCGCCGGGAAGATCGTCGCCGTACTGCCGCACCAGGCCGAGGTACCGGCCGGAGCCCGGCTGGAGGACTTCGGCGACGACGTCCTGCTCCCCGGCCTGGTGGACACCCACGTCCACGTGAACGACCCGGGCCGCACCGAGTGGGAGGGCTTCTGGACGGCCACCCGCGCCGCCGCGGCCGGAGGCATCACCACGATCCTCGACATGCCGCTCAACTCCCTGCCGCCGACCACCACCGTCGAGAACCTGCGCGTCAAGCAGGACGTAGCCCGCAGCAAGGCACACGTCGACGTCGGCTTCTGGGGCGGCGCGCTGCCCGACAACGTCAAGGACCTGCGCCCCCTGCACGACGCCGGCGTCTACGGCTTCAAGTGCTTCCTGTCGCCCTCCGGCGTGGAGGAGTTCCCCCAGCTCGACCAGGAACAGCTGGCCACCTCCCTCGCCGAGATCACCGGCTTCGGCGGCCTGATGATCGTGCACGCCGAGGACCCGCACCACCTGGAATCCGCGCCCCAGACGCCCGGGCCCAAGTACGCGGACTTCCTCGCCTCCCGTCCGCGCGACGCCGAGAACACCGCGATCGAGAACCTCATCGCCCAGGCACGCCGGCTGAACGCGCGCGTCCACGTCCTGCACCTGTCCTCCTCCGACGCGCTGCCGCTGATCGCCGCCGCCAAGGCCGAGGGCGTACGGATCACCGTCGAGTCCTGCCCGCACTTCCTCACCCTGACCGCCGAGGAAGTCCCGGACGGCGCCACCGAGTTCAAGTGCTGTCCGCCCATCCGCGAGGCAGCCAACCAGGACCTCCTCTGGGACGCGCTCGCCGACGGCACCATCGACTGCATCGTCTCCGACCACTCCCCCTCCACCGCGGACCTCAAGACCGGCGACTTCGCCACCGCGTGGGGCGGCATCTCCTCCCTGCAGCTGGGCCTCCCGGCGATCTGGACCGAGGCGCGCAAGCGCGGCCGCACCCTGGAAGAGGTCGCGCGCTGGATGTCCACCGCACCGGCCGCCCTGGCCGGACTGGCCGCCAAGGGCGCCATCGAGGCCGGCCGCGACGCCGACTTCGCCGTCCTGGCCCCCGAAGAGACCTTCACCGTGGACCCCGCCCACCTGCACCACCGCAACCAGGTCACGGCGTACGCGGGCAAGACCCTGCACGGCGTCGTGAAGTCCACCTGGCTGCGCGGCACGCAGATCGCCGACCACGGCACCCCGACCGAGCCCACGGGCCGACTCCTCGAAAGGCAGAACTGA
- a CDS encoding IclR family transcriptional regulator — MPTSSASTTDASAKPTAGGGGVQSLERAFDLLERMADAGGEVGLSELSAASGLPLPTIHRLMRTLVACGYVRQQPNRRYSLGPRLIRLGESAARLLGTWARPYLARLVEETGETANMALLDGDEIVYVAQVPSKHSMRMFTEVGRRVLPHSTGVGKALLAYTPADEVRALLARTGMPAATEKTITTPEGFLDALEQVRKVGYAVDDNEQEIGVRCLAVSVPNSPTAAAISISGPAGRVTEALTESIVPILQGVAAELSVALQSQSPA; from the coding sequence GTGCCGACGTCCAGCGCCAGCACCACCGACGCTTCCGCCAAGCCCACCGCCGGCGGCGGTGGCGTCCAGTCCCTGGAGCGCGCCTTCGACCTGCTCGAACGCATGGCCGATGCGGGGGGCGAGGTCGGCCTCAGCGAGCTCTCCGCCGCCAGTGGTCTTCCGCTGCCGACCATCCACCGTCTCATGCGCACGCTCGTGGCGTGCGGGTACGTCCGCCAGCAGCCCAACCGCCGCTACTCCCTCGGCCCCCGCCTGATCCGCCTCGGCGAGTCGGCCGCCCGGCTGCTCGGCACCTGGGCCCGCCCCTACCTCGCCCGCCTGGTGGAGGAGACCGGGGAGACGGCGAACATGGCCCTGCTCGACGGCGACGAGATCGTCTACGTCGCCCAGGTACCGTCCAAACACTCCATGCGCATGTTCACGGAGGTCGGCCGCCGTGTGCTGCCGCACTCCACCGGCGTGGGCAAGGCGCTGCTCGCGTACACCCCCGCCGACGAGGTGCGCGCCCTGCTGGCGCGCACCGGGATGCCGGCCGCGACCGAGAAGACGATCACCACGCCCGAGGGCTTCCTGGACGCCCTGGAGCAGGTCCGCAAGGTCGGCTACGCCGTCGACGACAACGAGCAGGAGATAGGGGTCCGCTGCCTGGCGGTGTCGGTTCCGAATTCGCCGACCGCCGCGGCGATCTCCATCTCCGGCCCGGCGGGCCGGGTGACGGAGGCGCTGACCGAGTCGATCGTGCCGATCCTCCAGGGGGTCGCGGCCGAGCTGTCGGTGGCCCTGCAGAGCCAGAGCCCCGCGTAG
- a CDS encoding ABC transporter ATP-binding protein gives MTLLVHDVTLTYPDGDSRLTALDGVCLEVPGGTLTAVIGPSGSGKSSLLAVAATLVTPDSGRVVVAGRDTAGLSAAEKAALRREEIGIVFQQPNLPASLTAAEQLQVMAHLSGRPARRLRGRALELLDAVGLADKADKRPHQLSGGQRQRVNIARALMNEPAVLLVDEPTSALDHERGAAVLDLLIALTRERSTATVLVTHDHAHLERMDRTARMADGRLAQTLPAR, from the coding sequence ATGACCCTGCTCGTCCACGACGTCACCCTCACCTACCCCGACGGCGACAGCCGGCTCACCGCGCTGGACGGCGTCTGCCTGGAGGTGCCCGGCGGCACCCTGACGGCCGTGATCGGGCCCTCCGGGTCCGGGAAGTCCAGCCTGCTCGCCGTGGCCGCGACCCTCGTCACCCCGGACTCGGGCCGGGTGGTCGTCGCGGGCCGGGACACCGCCGGTCTCAGCGCCGCCGAGAAGGCGGCGCTGCGCCGGGAGGAGATCGGGATCGTCTTCCAGCAGCCCAACCTGCCGGCGTCCTTGACCGCCGCCGAGCAGCTCCAGGTGATGGCCCACCTGTCGGGCCGCCCGGCCCGGCGGCTGCGCGGGCGCGCGCTGGAACTGCTGGACGCGGTGGGCCTGGCGGACAAGGCCGACAAGCGCCCGCACCAGCTGTCCGGGGGCCAGCGCCAGCGGGTCAACATCGCCCGCGCCCTGATGAACGAGCCCGCCGTGCTGCTGGTCGACGAGCCCACCAGCGCCCTGGACCACGAGCGCGGCGCGGCCGTGCTGGACCTCCTGATCGCCCTGACCCGCGAGCGCTCCACGGCCACGGTCCTGGTCACCCACGACCACGCCCACCTGGAGAGGATGGACCGCACGGCGCGGATGGCCGACGGCCGCCTCGCGCAGACGCTCCCGGCGCGCTGA